The following nucleotide sequence is from Sulfurospirillum arsenophilum NBRC 109478.
AAAATGGCATGATTGAAGCTATCCTCAAAGGGATGAGCATAAACGATAAGATGATTCATAATAACTCCTTTTAGTTTTATATCTAACTATTTTTGGTTTAAAAAAACTACTTCAGATTGTGCATGATCTTTTCCAAAATAGGATCGACCACATTCATCTGCTCTTCTGAAATCCCTTGAAAAATTTTAGTGTTCAGACTTTGCGAAATCTCTTGAAAATCTTTCTCAAACGCCTTGCCTTGTTCGGTTAAACGAATGTAGGTTACGCGGCTATCTGTGTCACTTTTCTCTTTGAGCACATAGCCTAAAGTAACCAGTTTATCGACCAGTACAGTGATAGTTGGTTTGCTACGATGGATTTTTTCCGCAAGCTCTTTCATTGTAATATTCTCATGACTGTAAAGAAATGACAATATACCGCCATGTGATGGCACGATGCCATAGATGCCTCGTTTTTCAAGTTCTTGAATAATGAAGCGATGGGCTTTGTCTGAAATTCTGCTGATGCGTGCAATAGTAATTCTAGGTTTCATGAGGAGTATTATAGTTAGATGTCTAACAAAAGTCAAGAGGAAAAAAGAAATTTAGGGCTTTACATGTAAAGCCCTAAGGATTAACCGATGTTGGTATAAACGGCTTGAACGTCGTCGTCGTCTTCGATTTTTTCGATGATTTTATCTACATCAACCATTTGCTCTTCGCTAAATGTTACAGGATTATTGGCGATGCGCTCTAAGTTAGCTTTAGTCAGAGTAATGCCAAGGCGATCAAACGCTGCATTGAGCGTTCCAAAGTTAGTGTAGTCTGCATAGACAAGCACTATGCCTTCTTCTTCCTCGATCTCTTCAAGTCCAGCGTCGATGAGTTCAAGTTCTAACTCTTCGATGTCCATGTCCGCAGTCTTTGCAAACTCAAAAACGGCTTTACGAGAGAACATAAATTCGAGTGAGCCATTGTTAACCATCTCGCCGCCCGCTTTTTTAAACGCACTTTTGATGTTCGCTACTGTTCGTGTGTTATTATCGGTTGCGCATTCCACAAAAAAGAGTGAACCATGAGGCCCTTTGCCTTCAAAGGTGACTTCACTTAGGGTTTGAGCATCTTTGCCAAGGGCTCGCTTAATGGCCGCATCGATGTTGTCTTTAGGCATATTCTCAGCTTTGGCATTGAGGATCGCTGTACGGAGTTTTGCATTACTCTCAGGGTCTCCACCGCCTTCTTTCGCTGCCATCATAATCGTTCGGCCAAGTCTTGGAAATACGCGTGACATATTTCCCCATCGTTTCATTTTTGATGCTTTTCGGTATTCAAACGCTCTTCCCATAGGGGTCAATTCCTTGTTGTAATGTTCTTAATAGTGCACTATTATAGCTTGTTTATACCTTGTTTAAAATAAGAGTTTTTTCTATAATTCCAAGAACGTTCGCAAATTCAAAGGATAATATGATGGAAAATCTCAAAAAAATCTATAAAAAACATGGCTTTGAGCTGATTTGCGTTCCTACGCAAGAAGAAGCTCTCAGCGTTGCTATGAGTTTCATTAAACCACATATGAGCATAGGTCTTGGTGGCTCAACGACAGTTAAAGAAATAGGACTTTATGATTATGTTACTTCTCGTAAAGACATTACACTTTTTAATCAGTACGAAGCAGGCATTAGCATGGAAGAAAATAGCGAGCGTAGGCATAAAGGCATTCTTGCGGATCTTTACATCACCAGTACGAATGCACTCACTAAAAATGGCGAACTTGTCAATGCCGATGGCAGTGGAAACAGAGTAGCTGCGCAGATATTTGGACCTAAAAAAGTACTCATCATTGCAGGCATTAACAAACTCGTTGAAAACGTGGAAGAGGGCTTTAAACGCATACACGATGTGGCAAGTCCTAAGAACATTGAGCGCATGAATAACCTTGCGATTAGTTTGGGCAAAGAACCACGTCATAACATGAGCAATATTGGTAAAAAATTCTCGTATATTAATGGTGATGATGAAGGTCGTACGACGATTATTTTAGTCGATGAGGTGCTTGGTTATTAAGATGTTTCTATACGAAGCATTTTACATGTAAACAGCTAAAGGTGTGACATTTTTAGATTTTCCAAGGAAATTTGCATTAAAGTAGAATTATAAGAAGCTTGTTGTTAAGTGAACACTAGAATAAAACGCAACAACAAGCTTTTGTTTTTACATGTAAATTACTTAATAAGGAGCAATCTATGAAAAAATCACTTTTAGTGGGTGCTGTGGCAGTGTGTCTTGGGGCATCGCTTTACGCGGCAGAGTTTATCAATGTTCTCACCGGTGGAACAAGCGGTATTTACTATCCTCTAGGCGTTGCGCTTTCGCAAATGTATGCCAAAGCGATTCCTGATTCTAAAACTGCGGTTCAAGCGACCAAAGCCAGTGTTGAAAACCTCAATCTGCTTCAAGCCGGACGTGGTGAAGCGGCGATTTCTTTGGGCGATTCACTTTCCGATGCGTATAAAGGCAATGCGGAAGCAGGCTTTAAAGCTCCTCTTTCTAAACTTCGCACCATTTCAGCGCTTTATCCAAACTACATTCACTTTGTTGCCGCAGCCGATTCTGGCATCAAGTCATTTGCTGACATCAAAGGTAAGCGTATCTCTGTAGGTGCTCCAAAATCAGGAACGGAGCTGAACTCAAGAGCCATTCTCGCAGCAGCAGGGCTGAGTTACAAAGACTTCTCTAAAGTTGAGTATCTCTCTTATGCCGAGTCTGTAGAGCTTATGAAAAACAGACAGCTTGATGTCACATTGCTTTCATCGGGAGCTGGTGTTGCTGCGCTTCGCGATCTTGCGACCTCTCAAAAAGTGGTTTTCTTGACTATTCCTGAAGAGATTGTCAAAAAAATTGACGATCCTGCATACCAAGTAGGCATCATTCCTGCCAACACGTATGAAGGTCAAACGAGCGACGTTAAGACCGTTTCTGTTCAAAACTTCCTTGTAACCCATTCTGGTGTATCAGAACAAACGGTATATACTATGACCAAAACAATGTTTGAAAACCTAGACCAAATGGTTGCTGCACACGCTGCAGCGAAGGGTATTAGCCTTGCAAATGCAGCGAAAAATCCTCCAGCACCATTGCATCCAGGAGCTGAAAAATACTACAAAGAGATGGGTATTATTAAATAGACTTCTTACAAAACCAAATTTGTAAGAAGTCAAGCACCAAGGGTGTGTGGGTATTCTGCCTAAGAAAACCCAGTGTTAACGTAGTTTTTGAAGCTTTGCTTTAAAAACGTGTTCAGAGTTCTGGAAGAACTTTAATAAAAACAGTTGAAGGAATAAGTATGTCTGCCTTATTAACCGAGGAAGTTCACGAAGATACTTCCGATTTTGAAGAGCATGGGCACCAGCGACAGCTTATAGGCTGGGCATCACGTTTGGTGATGTTTGGTGCGCTCGCATTTTCTGCTTATCAGATCTCTGTTGCGGCGTTTCATCCATTTTCAAGTTTGATTATTAGAGCTTTACATGTAAGCTTTTTGGTTTTCTTGATTTTTATGCTTTACCCTGCAACGTCAAAGGGTCGCACACAACAGAGTATTCCTTGGTATGACCTTTTTCTCTCTCTTTTTGGGTTTGCGCTTGGTTTTTATCATCTGGTTTTTGAAGCAGATCTCATTGAGCGTTCGGGTGATCCGACGAGCATGGATCTTTTTGTAGCAACGGCTGCAAGTGTTCTTGTTTTTGAAGCTGCAAGGCGTGTTGTAGGTTTCGCTCTGACCTTGGTGTGTGGCATCTTTTTGGCGTATGGCTTTTTCGGTCAATACTTGCCTCTTTCCATAGCACATCGAGGTTTTGGGTTTGATCAGATCGTGAGCCAACTCTACTTAGGAAGCGATGGCATTTTAGGAACACCTACGCTTGTTTCAGCTACGTATATCTTCTTGTTTATTCTCTTTGGAACGTTTTTAGAGCATGCGGGAATGATTCGCCTTTTTAACGCACTAGCTCTTGGTCTTGTTGGTCGTGCTCAAGGTGGACCGGCTAAGGTTGCAGTCATCTCTTCAGGACTCATGGGAACCATCTCTGGCTCAGGCGTTGCCAATGTCTTAACCGTTGGTCAATTCACCATTCCGTTAATGAAACGCTTTGGCTACACCTCAGTTTTCGCAGGTGCAGTAGAAGCAACAGCATCCATGGGTGGACAGATTATGCCTCCTGTTATGGGGGCGGTGGCGTTCATTATGGCAGAGACGCTGAATGTGCCATACGCTGACATTGTTATGGCGGCGATTATTCCTGCAATGCTGTATTACTTTACTGCCTTTTGGATGGTGCATCTTGAAGCAGGGCGATTGAAACTCTTAGGAATTCCTGCCGATCAATGTCCCAACCCTTGGAAAGAGCTCAAAGCAAGCTGGTACTTAGCGCTTCCACTCGCAGCCTTGGTGTATATGCTTTTTCATGGCTTCACCCCGATGTTTGCAGGAATGATGGGTTTGACACTCACGTCTGTATTGATTTTAGGCGCAGCTCTTGCTGCGCGCATTTCCCAAGTTGCATTACGTTATGTCTTTTGGGTGGCCATCGCCCTTGGTGCATCTAGCTTTTTAGCCTGGGGCATTGTTCCCGTACTTGGTGTCATTGCTCTTTTAGTACTTCTTAACTTTGTCGTTCAAGGTGGGCGCGATACGCTTAGAACGATGAAAACAGCGCTTATTGATGGTGCAAAACAAGCACTGGGTGTGGGAATCGCTTGTGCTATTGTCGGTGTTATCATCGGTGTTTTAACACTAACGGGTGCGGCATCGAACTTTGCTGGGTTTATCCTCGAAATTGGAGAGAAAAGTCTCTTTCTTTCCTTGCTTCTAACGATGGTAGCGTGTTTGATCTTGGGAATGGGAATTCCTACCATTCCGAACTACATCATCACAAGCTCTATCGCGGCACCTGCACTGTTGAAACTGGGTGTTCCGCTCATCGTAAGCCATATGTTCGTTTTTTACTTTGGCATTATGGCTGACCTCACACCTCCAGTTGCACTTGCTGCTTTTGCGGCAGCTTCCATCGCCAAAGCTTCAGCCATGAAAATTGGTTTTAAAGCAACACAAATCGCCATAGCAGGCTTCGTTGTTCCGTTTATGGCAGTGTACGACCCAGCGTTGATGCTTCAAGGTGATCCGACGGCTCTAGCCGTTGTTTACATCGTGATTAAAGCGCTGCTTGCGATCTATCTATGGGGTTGCGCAGCGATTGGGTATTTGTGGTCACCACTGCATATGTATGAGCGTGTCATTGCTGCCTCTACAGCAGCTTTGTTGGTTGCAGCGATTCCTTTGACCGATCAGATTGGATTTGTGTTAGGGTTTATGTTTATTGCATGGAATTGGTGGAAAACCCATAAACAATGATGGCGTTATGTCTAAGTTCAGGAGCAGTAACCGTGACACTGTTCCTGAACTCTTTTACCCTCGCTTGGATGCACTCGGTTGAAAAAGTACGCTGGGAAGAGCAGTGGAAAGTCGAGGGGAAATCTTTACATGTAACTTCTGCCAGTGTGCGTGGAAGTGGGGCAGGGATGGAGCCACCACTGGATGCTGTATTTAAAGAGGGTGCTTGGCACTATACGCCTCATGTCGCACCACTTCAAGCACTCCGTCTTGCACATTCTCCGTTTACAAAAGAGTATGAACTTTGTTTTGATGGTAGATGTACACCGCTGAGTGACTTCTTCTTAACACTCCCTCAAATTGACACTATTGTTCTTGAAGCCTGCGAACGCTAGAATACCGCCAATTTTTACATGTAAGGCTTTTTAGTGAAATCAGAACTCAAAAACTACAGTTATATTTTTTTAGGCTCGCTTTTCTTGAGCTTTGGTGTTGTCTCTTTGTTTATTCCCAATGCTTTGGTAACGGGTGGAACATCTGGTATGGCGCTTTTGGGGCATTACGTTTTTAAACTGCCTGTTGGAATGCTTATGGTGCTTATTAACGCACCGCTTCTTTTGTTGGGTACAAAATATTTTGGAAAGCATTTTACGATTCGCAGTATCATCGCGATTGGTTTTACCTCTTTGTGTATTGATGTGATGGTTGAATATTTACATGTAAGCGCTCTCAGCCACGATGTTATCTTGGCGGCTATCTTTGGAGGCATTGCTGTTGGTATTGGTTTAGGGCTTATTTTAAGTGGTCACGCTTCTGCTGGGGGTTCGACCATTATCGCTAAAATCGTAGCGTCTAAGACGAGCATTAAAGCCTCTTCTGTGATGCTTTTCATCGATATGCTTGTTATTATAGCGATTGCAATTTTATTTGGTAAAGTTGACTTGGCTTTGTGGAGTTTGGTGAGCATTTACATTACGGCTAAGAGTATCGATATGTTTTTAACACGTGGACCTTCTAAAAAAGTGGTACACATCGTTTCAACCAAGATCGAAGAACTTTGCTCTCAAATTGTGCTTCATTTGGGTAAAAACGGCACGATTGTGCAAGGTAATGGTATTTTTGAGCACGAAAACAAACGAATGATATTTTTAGTTGTCGAAAATGGCAAAGTACCACGTTTAAAAGAGCTGATTCAAAAAGTTGATGCTGAAGCGTTTATGGTGGTTATGGAAGCGTCTGAACTCTTAGGTCGTGGGCATTAAAACTTACTTTTGATGTTAATCCCAAACTGATCGTTTTGCTTGGCAATACCTGTTTTATCGTAGGAAATACCAAGGTTGAGTCCTTTGACGATTTCATTGAGCTGAAAATTGCTATAGACACCCGTGTAGGAGAGATTGGTTTGCATCTCATTGGCAATGACATAGCGTGATCCTAGCGTAACGTCTTTACGAGGTGAGTAATTTAGATCCACGGCGTATGCAGAGGTGTTGGGCGTATAATTGTTCGAACTCAGAGCGGAAGAGGTTGGCAGAAGATGATCTTTGCCTTCCAAGTCGCCACTTGCGCTATGACTGCCTTCACCGACTTTAGAGTAGGCGATGAAACTTCCAAAATTCTCATAATTCACTTGCGCTTTTACCCCAAATGCATTGGTTGTACTGATACCACTTTGTGCGATGTTTTGACGGTAAGTGTCAGCATAGTAATTTGCACTCAGTTTATACCCAAGCTCTTCTGCTTTGCCATGGTACAGAGCTTCGGTGTAGTAGATCGTATTGTCCGTACTACTTTGGTGCATTTCTGACGCAAAAGACTGGGTTGCAACTTCAAGTTTCAAACCTGCTACGGGAGCGGTCTGGTAGTGAAAAAGAATCTTTTGGGTTTTAGTGCTTGAAAATGCAGTCTCGTCCTCTTCTTTTCCTTCATTGTAGCTAGCATTGATTTTATGTGTTAAATTGCCATCAAGTAAGGCATCGATGAGTGAGTCAGCAGCAAAGAGTGTGTGGGAAAGAAGGATGAGGCTAAAGGTAAGTTTTTTCATGGTGATGATGAAAGCGTAAAGCCACCGAAATGGCTTTACATGTAACGCAGGAGGGAATGATTACATCATTCCGCCCATGCCTCCCATTCCGCCCATGCCACTCATATCTGGCATTGATGGAGCTTTGTCCTCTTTTGCATTGCTAATAGTAGCTTCCGTTGTCAAAAGTAGACTTGCAACAGAAACCGCATTTTGAAGTGCGATGCGAGAAACTTTAACAGGATCAACGATGCCTGCTTCAAACATATCCACATACTCACCTGTTGAAGCGTTAAAACCATAGTTTGCTTTGTTGCTTGTTAGAACGTTGTTTGCGACAACGCCTGCATCAAAGCCAGCATTCTCAGCGATTTGTTTAAGAGGTGCTTTAAGGGCACGCGTAACGATCTCAGCGCCGATAGCTTCATCGCCTGTAAGATTTAATTTGATTTTTGCATTTGCAAGCAAGAATGCAGAACCACCACCCACAACAATGCCTTCTTCAACAGCCGCTTTAGTCGCTGAAAGTGCATCATCTACTCTATCTTTTTTCTCTTTCATCTCTGTCTCAGTTGCAGCGCCCACTTTAATGACCGCAACACCACCGCTTAGTTTTGCTAAACGCTCTTGGAGTTTTTCTCTATCGTAATCACTGCTTGTCTCAGCGATTTGCGCTTTGATTTGACCAACACGTGCATCAATTCTAGCTTTATCGCCATTGCCATTTACGATGGTTGTGTTGTCTTTGTCGATCACGATGCGTGCTGCTTGACCAAGATCTGCCAATGTAGCTGCTTCAAGTGTACGTCCTAGCTCTTCGCTGATCACTTCACCACCACTGATGATAGCGATGTCTTCAAGCATTGCTTTTCTTCTATCGCCAAAACCTGGAGCTTTAACCGCAGCGATGTTTAAAACACCTCTGAGTTTGTTCACAACAAGGGTTGCCAATGCTTCACCATCGATGTCTTCAGCAATGATAAGAAGAGGTTTACCTGTTTTTTGAACTTGCTCAAGTACTGGGAGTAGGTCTTTAAGGTTAGAAACTTTTTTGTCAAATAACAAAATATAAGGGTGCTCTAAAACCGTTTGCATTTTTTCTGGGTTAGTCACAAAGTAAGGAGAAAGGTAACCACGGTCAAACTGCATACCCTCAACAACGTCTAACTCGTCTTGGATACCTTTAGCTTCTTCAACGGTAATAACGCCATCTTTGCCTACTTTTTCCATAGCTTCAGCGATTAACTCACCGATAACCGTGTCAGAGTTTGCCGAGATAGTTGCAACTTGTGCGATCTCTTTTTTATCTTTAACCGCTTTTGCCATTTTTTTAAGCTCAGCGATGATCGCTTCTGCTGCTTTGTCCATACCACGTTTCACTTCAACTGGGTTTGCACCAGCAGTGATGTTTCTAAGACCTTCTTTGAAAATTGCGTGTGCTAAAACCGTTGCAGTCGTTGTACCATCGCCCGCTTGGTCAGCCGTTTTAGAAGCAACTTCTTTAACAAGTTGAGCGCCCATGTTTTCGATAGTATCTTTAAGTTCGATCTCTTTTGCAACAGAAACACCATCTTTTGTGATGCTAGGAGCGCCAAAGCTTTTTTGAATCAAAACATTGCGACCACGTGGTCCCATTGTAACTTTTACAGCGTCATTGAGTTTTTTGACACCTTCATAAAGTGCATTGCGTGCGTTATCTGAAAATTGAATCTCTTTTGCCATGTTTATTTCCTTTTTCTATTATAGATTAATTATAAAACGCCTAAGATATCGTCAGTGTTCATTACAAGGTATGGTTTACCTTCTAAAGTGAGCTCGGTACCTGCATATTTTGCAAACACAACTTTGTCTCCAATTGAAACAAGACCTTTTTCTGCAACTTTTGGACTTACCGCTCTAACAATACCGCTAAGAGGTTTTTCCTTAGCATTGTCAGGGATGATAATACCTGAAGCAGTGGTAGTCGCTTCTTCGATTCTCTCAAGAAGTACTCTTTTTCCTAATGGTTTGAAAGTCATTTGTATGTCCTTTTGACTAAAATTTTTAGCACTCGCTTATTTCGAGTGACAAAATTTTACACAAATATGGCTCAAAAGTCAAGAAAAAAGCGGTAAAAGTTTAGTCTATTGTACTCAATGTTTTTCAGTTTTTTTTCATATTTTAAGAAAGACACTATAATTAACCTAAGTATAAGTTTTATGACTATATAATGCCAACCTCTTTTAACCATGTCAAGGTAGCTCAGCTGGTTAGAGCGCTGGTCTCATAAGCCGGAGGTCGAGGGTTCGAGTCCCTCTCTTGACACCACTCACTCTTCACAAATCCCTATACTATCGAACTTTTAAACAACTCAATCATAACTTTTAATTATTCTCTCTGGAGTCGGAGGTCTAAAATTTTGACTCATTTTTGGCACAATTTGGCTCAGAAAAGACTCTGAAAATACCTTGCATATGTTCTCGCTTTTACTTATAATATTGATATATGAGATGAACAAAAAAACAATTATCAGATTTTTATAGCCTATTTATTCTAAGTCTTTGGTCAGTTAACTGTTTATCGTTGATCTTTATTTTAGATAATCAAGTAAAAAATAGATCCAATCCAACTTGAATTTTTAGGATGATTTAACATTGTTTTTCTGCTGCTTAACTAATAGTTTTTTTCTTCATTGTGTCTAGATAACTTTGTAAAAACATTTGAATGTGCTTTAATGGTTGTAGTTTTTTTTCTTCTATTATTTGTATGGCTCTTTCTAGTATTTGATAAGTCTCACCATTTATTAAAGTATTTACATCTTGTGTTGATATAAAACCATTTTCTAAAAGTATTTTCATAATAAGGTCATATTTTTTGTCAATAAAATTTATAGATTTTTCATCTAATAAATCGCTTGAGTAATTTGAGTGAATTAATGTGTATAAATGACAATGCTGTAATAAATGTCTTAATAAACCGTTAGGGTGAACTCCACTGCCTTGAAGTGTTATTTTCCCTCGCATTCTCTGTGCACCAGCAATTCCCATTAACAGTAATAAGCTTTGGTGACTTTCAAAAACCAAATCTACATTCCTACAAAGTGCCTCAGAAAAATTTTTCACACCTCTCATGTTAAAGTATTCAGGTGTTTGTGGAGTATTTTTTATCATGTGTATATAAAACCATTCTATAGCCAATAGATCAGCGAGGAGCTCATAGGCAGAACAATCAATTTCTGGACCCCTTTTCCAATCAGATAATTGACCTAAATATGCGTGAGCTATCTCATGATTTCCAATTAATTTTGTTAACAAATCAAAATGATTGTATGAATCGTTTAAGTCATTAAATCCATATCCTATTGTACTATAAGCTTCTCTAACCGCAAGCCCAATACTATTGGTATTTTTTTTATAGCATTGAACGCTTTTATTAAGAACATCAAATAATGATTGAATGCTTGTTTTAAGTGATTCTTCTTTTTGATTATACGAGATTAAATTTTTATAATCAAAAAATTGATTTGCCACTATGTGAATATAAAGATGTATTATCACAGGAAGAAATTCTGGTAAATTTACCTCAAATCCTAATAAATCTCCACTCCGAGAACGATTGTTTGTTATTGAAGCATTTATCAACCAAGGGTCACTATCTAAACTTAATTTTGTGTAATCAACTGTAATACTTTCTGGTAAATCAACTTTATTTAATGCTTCAATACCAAGATGAAGTATATTATATGCGAATCTTTCATATGGAAATAGTTCATATTTATGTAGAGTAAATAATGAAGAAGGTAGTTTAATAGAGCTATTGCAAAAAGTATCAACTGGTTTAAGTGCCATTATATTCTCCACATAATTAAATTAGTATTTGGTATAAACCTCTTGTAAGTCCATAATATAACAAAATTTTTCTTTTTAAATCCTAGGAACATGGGCTGACTTTTAACTTTGTTTGATCAAAAAACAGTTAACCCATCAGAACTTAACATCCAACGGGTTATCTTTTTTCTAAAAACTCCCTACCTCACCTACGCAAACAACCTATCAATCTCTTTGTCAATATTAGCAACATCCATCCACCCATTCTTAACGTAGAAGTCCATCGTAGTAGAAAGCTTTTGATGTCCTAAATACTTCTGTGCCAAAGTGATTGGCAGGTTTTTCTCAACAACAGAACTCGCAAAGCTGTGACGTGTTGCATAGAGGGTTTTGTAAGGTATGTTTAAACACTCTAGAAGCGGCTTTAAATACGTTTTAACGATAGGGCAAGACTCGAAGTATGGTTGTAGCGTATTTTCATTAGGGAAGACCCACAAATCACTCTTTGCAGTTTGTCTGTGAAGTTGTAAAGCTTCTTTAACAGGCGAGGGCATGTAAACCGTATTGACGATGTTGGTTTTCGTTTCTTTTAACTTGCCATGTCTTTGACTTCTTTGAATAGTAATGGTGTTGACAGATCAATGCTTTAAATTCATAGGAAAGATAATACCATTATGTTACGCTGAGTGACAAAAGAAAACGGTATTGATCGAAGATGTGGATTGTTGCTTGTCATGTACATCAATCGTTTTTAGCACAATATCGTTAAAAACTATTCTCTCGAAGAAATAAAGAAACAATGGAATGCAACATTTTTTCGAAAAATGAGATCGAATGTATAGTGATCTTTACCTCTCCCACATGGCGATAATAAAGCATATCTGAACTTTCTATAACGCGTAGGGTGAGTTTGTATTTTGATCGCTCTGGAATATTTTCTTTGCCGACAGTGATGGCCCCTTTATAGTTAGAATTGAGGAGCGGTTCATTGAGAAAATGAATCGGACTGTGCTCAATTGATTCGATTTTAACTTTGATTGTTTTACATGTAAGCGTATCGAACAGTTCTCCTTCCATTCCCTCCTTGATATAAGAGAGATCAACATCGGAGATATAAGCGCTCACGAGCAAAGAAGTGGGATCAATGATCCTACCGATCGGCTGTGCTGCCCCGACAGATTCCCCTTTCGATAATGGGGTGTTATATTCTAAAATGCCATCGACCGAGGCATAAAGGTCTATATGGTCTTGGATAGCGTTTGCTGCGTCAATTTTAAATTCTTCACCTTGTTCCATCTGTTGATACTTTTTATGATCGCGCATGGTGTCATTGGACGTAAATGCATTGGCCGATTGCTGTTGAAATAAGTCGCGTTTTCTTTGTGCTATTTGCCGGTCCAGATCATTGCTGATGGAGGTTGCTGAAAAGATCAAATCACCTTTATGAATTGCACCTTCAGGTCTGATTGAGATGAGTTGCGCGTCATAGTCTGCATATAAAACCGTCGTGGTATTGGAATCGATAACCGCTGGCAACCGAAGGGTTGTGGTGTAAGGGATCAAAAAAAGCAGACCAACCAAACATAAGATCACCCAGTTGACAAGTAACTTTACATGGAAGGTTGTTTTGGATCGCAATTGATACCACTCTTTCACTTCACGAAAAATGGGTTGCAGCACAAAAAACCAGATCTCTATCCAAAACAAAAGGATACCCAGCGCTTTAAACGCATGATTATACACAAGATACGCGATTCCTAAAAAGAGACCAAAACGGTATCCCCACGTCACCAAAGCAAAAAGAATTAAAAAATTTCTCTTGTATTTAGGAAAAGGCTCAACAGGGACGCGAATACCCCATAAATGTTTTTTGATAAAGGCTTTAGCCTGTAAAAAAGCGCGCTGATGTAAATTTTCGATTCCCAAATAATCACTGAGCACATAATAGCCGTCATAGCGCATAAACGGTGTTAGGTTCACCACGAGCATGCTGATGAGCGAAACGGCGATCATGAAAAACGCGAGACTTTTGAGTAGTCCATCAGCGAGATACAGCCACGCACCCATGGCAAAACTAGCAACAATTAGCTCGGCTTTAATCCCCGCAAGTGCGATATGCATGCGCTGTTTATGCGGCAGTTTCCATGCATCAGATGTGTCGGTATAGGGCATCGGGTAAAAAACCATAAATGCGATGCCCATTGATGGCACGTAACATTTTGCTCTTTTGGCAGTATAGGCATGTCCTAATTCATGGATCAGTTTCACGATTACGATCGAGAGTGCCATATAAATAAGCCCATCCAATGTTGCAAAATTGGTCAGTGTTGAGATGAACTCAGGGAAGCGGTCAAAAATGAACAAAATATTCAAGGAAAAGAGAAATACAATCATCCAAAAGAAAGAACGCGTATAAACAAATTCCACAAATTTTAGGGTCTTCTCTAAAAAAATATCGGGATTGAAAAGATGAATTTTAAAAAAAAGATAACTGTGGATGAGCTTCGTGTACCATTTTACGTGTGTTCGTTTTTGGGAAAGCGTTACT
It contains:
- the groES gene encoding co-chaperone GroES codes for the protein MTFKPLGKRVLLERIEEATTTASGIIIPDNAKEKPLSGIVRAVSPKVAEKGLVSIGDKVVFAKYAGTELTLEGKPYLVMNTDDILGVL
- the groL gene encoding chaperonin GroEL (60 kDa chaperone family; promotes refolding of misfolded polypeptides especially under stressful conditions; forms two stacked rings of heptamers to form a barrel-shaped 14mer; ends can be capped by GroES; misfolded proteins enter the barrel where they are refolded when GroES binds); translated protein: MAKEIQFSDNARNALYEGVKKLNDAVKVTMGPRGRNVLIQKSFGAPSITKDGVSVAKEIELKDTIENMGAQLVKEVASKTADQAGDGTTTATVLAHAIFKEGLRNITAGANPVEVKRGMDKAAEAIIAELKKMAKAVKDKKEIAQVATISANSDTVIGELIAEAMEKVGKDGVITVEEAKGIQDELDVVEGMQFDRGYLSPYFVTNPEKMQTVLEHPYILLFDKKVSNLKDLLPVLEQVQKTGKPLLIIAEDIDGEALATLVVNKLRGVLNIAAVKAPGFGDRRKAMLEDIAIISGGEVISEELGRTLEAATLADLGQAARIVIDKDNTTIVNGNGDKARIDARVGQIKAQIAETSSDYDREKLQERLAKLSGGVAVIKVGAATETEMKEKKDRVDDALSATKAAVEEGIVVGGGSAFLLANAKIKLNLTGDEAIGAEIVTRALKAPLKQIAENAGFDAGVVANNVLTSNKANYGFNASTGEYVDMFEAGIVDPVKVSRIALQNAVSVASLLLTTEATISNAKEDKAPSMPDMSGMGGMGGMGGMM
- a CDS encoding HlyD family efflux transporter periplasmic adaptor subunit, whose product is MLLKLREDIEISASDEEQWTLHDRASGKYYRLNELSFTILSFLQQAKTADELLSLAKQYVICTEADVQETLEFCKRNFLMQLSKEHLNDLVTLSQKRTHVKWYTKLIHSYLFFKIHLFNPDIFLEKTLKFVEFVYTRSFFWMIVFLFSLNILFIFDRFPEFISTLTNFATLDGLIYMALSIVIVKLIHELGHAYTAKRAKCYVPSMGIAFMVFYPMPYTDTSDAWKLPHKQRMHIALAGIKAELIVASFAMGAWLYLADGLLKSLAFFMIAVSLISMLVVNLTPFMRYDGYYVLSDYLGIENLHQRAFLQAKAFIKKHLWGIRVPVEPFPKYKRNFLILFALVTWGYRFGLFLGIAYLVYNHAFKALGILLFWIEIWFFVLQPIFREVKEWYQLRSKTTFHVKLLVNWVILCLVGLLFLIPYTTTLRLPAVIDSNTTTVLYADYDAQLISIRPEGAIHKGDLIFSATSISNDLDRQIAQRKRDLFQQQSANAFTSNDTMRDHKKYQQMEQGEEFKIDAANAIQDHIDLYASVDGILEYNTPLSKGESVGAAQPIGRIIDPTSLLVSAYISDVDLSYIKEGMEGELFDTLTCKTIKVKIESIEHSPIHFLNEPLLNSNYKGAITVGKENIPERSKYKLTLRVIESSDMLYYRHVGEVKITIHSISFFEKMLHSIVSLFLRENSF
- a CDS encoding YitT family protein — encoded protein: MKSELKNYSYIFLGSLFLSFGVVSLFIPNALVTGGTSGMALLGHYVFKLPVGMLMVLINAPLLLLGTKYFGKHFTIRSIIAIGFTSLCIDVMVEYLHVSALSHDVILAAIFGGIAVGIGLGLILSGHASAGGSTIIAKIVASKTSIKASSVMLFIDMLVIIAIAILFGKVDLALWSLVSIYITAKSIDMFLTRGPSKKVVHIVSTKIEELCSQIVLHLGKNGTIVQGNGIFEHENKRMIFLVVENGKVPRLKELIQKVDAEAFMVVMEASELLGRGH
- a CDS encoding tyrosine-type recombinase/integrase, with the translated sequence MTIQRSQRHGKLKETKTNIVNTVYMPSPVKEALQLHRQTAKSDLWVFPNENTLQPYFESCPIVKTYLKPLLECLNIPYKTLYATRHSFASSVVEKNLPITLAQKYLGHQKLSTTMDFYVKNGWMDVANIDKEIDRLFA